The Methanobrevibacter arboriphilus JCM 13429 = DSM 1125 nucleotide sequence ATTGTTGGTAAATCCATTTTTAAAGAAGTTTTTAACTCGAAAAATTATATTAATCTAAATATTGGTTCAGTAGAAAATTTAGATAATGTTTCTATAAATAGATTAAAAACTGATAAAATTAAAGAATTTAAAAAAGAATTAATTAAAATAGTAAATAATATTACTTCGGAATATATAATTAAAGAATAAATATTTCTTGTATTATTATTTCTATTAATAATAATTATATTGATAATAAGTAATAATATTGGTAAGAACTAATATTAATAAGAATTAATATTTGTAATAATTATTAGTAAGAATTAATATTAATAAGAATTAATATTAGTAAGAATGATATTAGTAATTAATCAATGGCTAATAATATTAGCAATAATTTAATAATCTTAATAAAATTAATCAATGGCTGAATAATACTAAGTAATGATTTAATAATTATTATAATTCATTGATTCTTAATTAATGATTCTTTATATAATGGGTTTTTTATATTAATGATTAGTTATATGATTGTATTCATTGATTCAACGTAATGAGGTGTGGTTTTGAATTTAGCAGATCTTGTAAAATCTCTTCAAGATTTTGAGGGAGTTTCTAGAAAAAAGTCTATAGAAAGTATAACTGACAAATTAAAAGAAGTTTATAATGTTTCTGGTGAAACTTTACTTGATTTTGGAGATGATGCATCAGCTATCGATCTTGGAGATGGAAATGTAGTTTTATTTGCTGCTGATGGAATTTGGGGAAAGCTAATGGATGCAGATCCTTACTGGGCAGGTTATTGTTCTGTACTGGTTAATGTTAATGATATTGCAGCTATGGGAGCTAAACCAATAGCAATGGTCAATATACTTTCTATTAATAATGAAAATATAGCTAATGGTCTTATAGATGGAATTAAAGATGGTTGTAAAAAATTCAATGTTCCAATGGTTGGTGGACATTTACATCCTGATACTGAGTATAATGCTCTTGATGTAGCGATTATTGGAATAGCTAAGAAAGATAAAATTATAACTAGCTTTGGGGCAAATGTTGGAGATAAGATTATTGTTGCTATTGATTTAGATGGAAGACAACACCCTAACTTTAATCTTAATTGGGATACGACCTATTTTAAGGATGAAAAACTTGTACAAGATCAGTTAATAGCTATGAAGGAAATTGCTGAAAAAGGTTTGGTTACTGGTGGAAAAGATATAAGTAATCCTGGAACTCTTGGAACATTGGAAATGTTACTTGAATCATCTGGTGTTGGTGGAAAAGTTGAGTTGAATAAGATTCCTAGAAATGAAGATGTTAATTGGGAAGAATGGTTAAAATCATATCCTGGAGCAGGTTTTGTTTTAACTGCTAAGGAGAAAAATACTGAAGAATTGATAAATTTGTTAGAGGAAGTTTCTATCACTGCTTCTATTGTTGGGGAGGTAATTAGTGAGAAAAAACTTTACTTATCAAGTGAAACTGAGAAAATGGTTCTTTTTGACCAGGATAAAAATCCAGTTCTTAAGATTAATTAATTTTATATGTGTCGAGTGGTTTTATGCTAGTAAAAATTAATGGAGAGGATTTAGATCTTCCTAATGGGTCTACTATAGGAGAAGCAATAGATTTTTCAAATGCTCCTTATGATGATGGAAGTATAATTTGCCTTATCAAAGGTAAAAAAGAATTTGAAAAAAACATTAATAAATATAAACTTAAAACTCCAAAAGGAAGCATAATAATTGAGATGGACGATAGTAAAGAAGCAGAAAAACTTGTTGAGCTTTGGAAAAAACAATATAAAGATTTTGAAGATTGTTCTATTAGATGGACTTCCTCAAATGAGGTAGCTATTGGGCCTATTATAACAGATTTAGAACCAAGTATGGATGAAAATAACTATAAAGATGGGGAGGTTGTATTAAGCTTATCAGGATTTAGTAATGAATCAACACATATAATTTTAGTTAAAGAAGATCATTCTGCTGTTTATGGTGTCCCAAGTTATAATAAAGGAGTATTCGCTAGAATTGTTGGTGGTAAAAGAACTTTAAGGCTCTTAGATTCTAATGATAATGTTATTTCTATTGAACCTCTTATTGAAAGGAGTAGTATTACTGATAGTGCATCTATTTCTGATTTAAATACTATTTTAGAGGAAGGTAACCAATTATTTACTTATGTTTCTCTTAAACCCAATGAAAGTTCTCCTGAATCCTGTGAACATTTATTTTCTTTGATTGAATCAGGTAATATATCTGTTGATTATGAATCAAATTCTTTTGTTGGTTTTTATTCTCTTCAAGGTTTAGGAAAACCTTCTGAAGATATAACTATGAGAAAGAGAGGTACTGTTACTATAAGAAATGCTGGTAAGGGTATTGGTAAAGTTTTTGTGTATAGGGAGGATAGGGTTAAATCTCCTCATCATACTAATGTTGCTTCGGTAGAAAAGGGGATGGAATTATTAGATATAGCTAATTATAAAGATAAAATCACTATTAGATCTAATCCTGAAAGAATAATGACATTATCTATGACTCAAAAGGAAGCAGAGGATTATTTAAAATCTATTGGTGTAACTCATGAAAGAGTTGGTGTTTTAGATGATGATGCATTGATAGTAGAACAAACACCAAAATTTTCTATTGAAATAATAAAAGAAGGTAAAGTTAAAACAAAAGGTATTAATAAAGATGATTTAGCTTTAATAGAAATTTATGATAGTGAAGATGAAGCTCCAAGATCATCATGGTACTTTAAAAAGGTTACAGGACTAGTTGAAAAACCGATTGGTATTCTAAAAGTGCATTTTGCATTTCCAGGTATGAAAATATCAATATTTGAAGGTGATGCTAAAGAAGCAAAAGGCTTAGTTCCTGAAAATATTCCAAGTGGTTGTATTGAAGCAGGAAGAATTGGTATTACTAATATGTCTAAAAAGAATGTTGGTTTAATAGGGGTTAGATTTGAGAGTAATGATGAGTTTGGTCCAACTGCAGAACCATTTAATGCAACAAATATTGTTGGAAAGATAACAACTGATTTAAAACCTCTTGAAAATTTAAAAGAAGAAGAATATCTTTATATTAAGAGAATTAATTAGGTGAAGGGATATTATGGTTGAAAATGTATGTATTAACCCAGATCTTGGCAGGGAGGATAAAGATCCTGAAGTTGTTACAAGAATGATTATTTTAGGTCCTAAAGCTAATGTTAGTGAAAGTGAGGTTGTAAATCAGATGCATCTATTAGGTTTACCTCTTACTATTAAACAAACTTGCTATGGTGCTATGGTCAGTGGAAAAGAAAAAGATGTTATAACTGCTATTAAAGAGGTTCGAAAAATGGATCCATATAATATTTTTACAAAAGATAGGGGTTTTCCCCCTGGAGACCCTAGAAGATGTCGAGGCCATAGAAAAGGTCCTAGAGAAGGATTTCATCAGATGGAAAAAGAATTTAAACTTTTAGGCTTTGTTTCGGATGCTTTAAAAAATCCAAAAGAAGTTTCTCTTGAAGAAGAAACTTGTGTTCCTTTAGAAGAATTTGAAGAAATTATGAAAGAATGTTTAGAGGAAGAAAATCTTGATAAAGATAATATTAAAGATAAGGAACATTCTGAAAATAAAAATAATAATTAAAACTTAAATTAGATAGTTATAATTAGATAAAAGATGGCTAGATAAAAGATATAATTAGATAAAAGACATAAGTAGATAAAAGATAATTATGATTAAATAAATGTTATACAAATAAATTTTTACAAATAAGTTTTAACAAACAACTTTTATACAAACAACTTTTATAAAAATAACTTTTATAGAAATAACTTTTATAGAAATAATAAATTTTATAAAAATAACTATTAATATATTAAAATGTGATAAAATGGTAAAGGTAGCTATATTCCCACCAAATTCATTAATTTTAGCAGATTTAATTGAGAGAAAAGGACATGAAGTTCTAGCTCTCCAAAAAGCTGTTAGGAAAAAAGTTAAAGATCCTGATATTGATTCTCCTCCTATGAATCTTACTGAAGAGGATCCGATTAAGGGATTAAAATATGCAGCTATTGAGGTTCCATCTGGTGTGCGTGGAAGAATGTCTCTTATTGGACCTTTAATTGAGGAAGCTGAAGCAGCTATTATTGTTGAAGATGCTCCATTTGGATTTGGGTGTATTGGTTGTGCAAGAACAAATGAATTATCTATATTCAACCTTAGAAAAAGAGGAGTTCCAACTCTTGAGTTAAAATACCCTAAAAATAAGGATGAAACTACTGATATGGTTAATAAAATAAATACATTTTTAGATTCTCTTCCAAAATCTTCAGAATCTTCAGAAAACTCAGAAATATTAGAAAGTTCAGATAGTCCAGATATTTCATCAGATAAAGAATTTAAGGAGGATGACTAATGGTTAAAATAGCTTTAATCTCTTGTGGTACAGAATATAGTGGTATTCAAAAAGAGATAGAAAAAGCAGCTACTACATTTGGCTCAGAGATTGTTATTCCTGAAATTGACCTTGATTATATTGATGAAGCATATAAGAAGTTTGGTTTTTCTGCTGAAAGTTCTAGTTTAAAACTCATGATTGCAAGAGCTATGTCAATTGTTGAG carries:
- a CDS encoding methanogenesis marker 2 protein, coding for MNLADLVKSLQDFEGVSRKKSIESITDKLKEVYNVSGETLLDFGDDASAIDLGDGNVVLFAADGIWGKLMDADPYWAGYCSVLVNVNDIAAMGAKPIAMVNILSINNENIANGLIDGIKDGCKKFNVPMVGGHLHPDTEYNALDVAIIGIAKKDKIITSFGANVGDKIIVAIDLDGRQHPNFNLNWDTTYFKDEKLVQDQLIAMKEIAEKGLVTGGKDISNPGTLGTLEMLLESSGVGGKVELNKIPRNEDVNWEEWLKSYPGAGFVLTAKEKNTEELINLLEEVSITASIVGEVISEKKLYLSSETEKMVLFDQDKNPVLKIN
- the mmp3 gene encoding methyl-coenzyme M reductase-associated protein Mmp3, with amino-acid sequence MLVKINGEDLDLPNGSTIGEAIDFSNAPYDDGSIICLIKGKKEFEKNINKYKLKTPKGSIIIEMDDSKEAEKLVELWKKQYKDFEDCSIRWTSSNEVAIGPIITDLEPSMDENNYKDGEVVLSLSGFSNESTHIILVKEDHSAVYGVPSYNKGVFARIVGGKRTLRLLDSNDNVISIEPLIERSSITDSASISDLNTILEEGNQLFTYVSLKPNESSPESCEHLFSLIESGNISVDYESNSFVGFYSLQGLGKPSEDITMRKRGTVTIRNAGKGIGKVFVYREDRVKSPHHTNVASVEKGMELLDIANYKDKITIRSNPERIMTLSMTQKEAEDYLKSIGVTHERVGVLDDDALIVEQTPKFSIEIIKEGKVKTKGINKDDLALIEIYDSEDEAPRSSWYFKKVTGLVEKPIGILKVHFAFPGMKISIFEGDAKEAKGLVPENIPSGCIEAGRIGITNMSKKNVGLIGVRFESNDEFGPTAEPFNATNIVGKITTDLKPLENLKEEEYLYIKRIN
- a CDS encoding methanogenesis marker 6 protein, whose product is MVENVCINPDLGREDKDPEVVTRMIILGPKANVSESEVVNQMHLLGLPLTIKQTCYGAMVSGKEKDVITAIKEVRKMDPYNIFTKDRGFPPGDPRRCRGHRKGPREGFHQMEKEFKLLGFVSDALKNPKEVSLEEETCVPLEEFEEIMKECLEEENLDKDNIKDKEHSENKNNN
- a CDS encoding methanogenesis marker 5 protein, encoding MVKVAIFPPNSLILADLIERKGHEVLALQKAVRKKVKDPDIDSPPMNLTEEDPIKGLKYAAIEVPSGVRGRMSLIGPLIEEAEAAIIVEDAPFGFGCIGCARTNELSIFNLRKRGVPTLELKYPKNKDETTDMVNKINTFLDSLPKSSESSENSEILESSDSPDISSDKEFKEDD